One segment of Mycolicibacterium baixiangningiae DNA contains the following:
- a CDS encoding nitroreductase family deazaflavin-dependent oxidoreductase yields the protein MSHLSPVEQVGLRLLKLHDLLYKKTNGRFGHHIPGAPPSLLLHTVGAKTGKPRSNTLTYARDGESYLIVASMGGAPKSPGWYHNLKAHPNVEINVGTKRFAVTAHPVLPDDPDYARLWRIVNDNNSNRYDAYQKRTTRPIPIVKLTP from the coding sequence ATGAGCCACCTCTCCCCCGTCGAACAGGTCGGCCTCCGGCTGCTCAAGCTGCACGACCTGCTGTACAAGAAGACGAACGGCCGCTTCGGGCATCACATCCCGGGCGCCCCTCCCAGCCTGTTGCTGCACACCGTCGGCGCCAAGACGGGCAAGCCCCGCAGCAACACGCTCACCTACGCCCGCGACGGCGAGAGCTATCTGATCGTCGCCTCGATGGGCGGGGCGCCGAAGTCACCGGGCTGGTACCACAACCTCAAAGCCCACCCGAACGTCGAGATCAACGTCGGCACAAAGCGCTTCGCCGTGACGGCACATCCCGTGCTACCCGACGACCCGGACTACGCGCGGCTGTGGCGGATCGTGAACGACAACAACTCCAACCGCTACGACGCCTACCAGAAGCGCACGACGCGGCCCATCCCGATCGTCAAGCTGACGCCCTAG